Proteins co-encoded in one Paraburkholderia edwinii genomic window:
- a CDS encoding MFS transporter, translated as MQPSSGTPRTSAAFLLLALAFVINMMGTTLPTAVYRYYRIAYGFTPATITVIYACYAFGVLAALLMVGNWSDQLGRKRMLTYGLCASAASGVVFLTSTSLAGLMAARLISGVSAGIFTGTATVAVIEAAPAKWRNAATLAATASNMLGLGCGPVLGGLIVEYLPAPMRAPFAVHLVLVVIALCAVRSVPETARIAAQAKLRMQRIALPRAVRGAFVPAALSGFAGFVVVGFFAAVSPQLMRSELGFHSDLAIGLVVFLLFGSSACGQALQGRFAPRWRQPAGCIGLIAGLALVALSSVWDAKSALLAGTVLAGLGQGASFRAGLGELTARSPGDVRAAMTSAYFVVLYVAISLPVIGLGIATQRTDIRHATLLFAAVTIVVVIAALAFLVGGKRDAQPEAHAAGE; from the coding sequence ATGCAACCGTCCTCCGGCACGCCGCGCACGTCCGCCGCATTTTTACTGCTCGCGCTCGCGTTCGTCATCAACATGATGGGCACGACGCTTCCCACCGCCGTCTACCGCTACTACCGCATCGCGTACGGCTTCACGCCGGCCACCATCACGGTGATCTACGCGTGCTATGCATTCGGTGTGCTGGCCGCGCTGCTGATGGTCGGCAACTGGTCCGACCAACTGGGCCGCAAGCGGATGCTGACCTATGGGCTCTGCGCATCGGCCGCGTCGGGCGTGGTGTTTCTCACGAGCACGAGCCTCGCGGGCCTGATGGCGGCGCGCCTGATATCGGGCGTGTCCGCCGGCATTTTCACCGGCACCGCGACCGTCGCGGTCATCGAAGCCGCACCGGCGAAGTGGCGCAATGCCGCGACGCTGGCAGCCACCGCATCGAACATGCTGGGCCTCGGCTGCGGACCGGTGCTCGGCGGTCTTATCGTCGAATATCTGCCGGCGCCGATGCGCGCGCCTTTCGCGGTGCATCTCGTGCTTGTCGTCATCGCGCTCTGCGCCGTGCGCAGCGTGCCGGAGACGGCGCGCATCGCCGCCCAGGCAAAGTTGCGCATGCAACGGATTGCGTTGCCGCGGGCCGTGCGCGGCGCCTTCGTGCCCGCCGCGCTGTCGGGCTTCGCCGGTTTCGTCGTGGTCGGATTTTTCGCGGCAGTCTCGCCGCAGTTGATGCGCAGCGAGCTCGGCTTCCATAGCGACCTCGCGATCGGACTTGTCGTATTTCTGCTGTTCGGCTCGTCGGCATGCGGACAGGCCTTGCAAGGCCGGTTCGCGCCGCGCTGGAGACAACCGGCCGGATGCATCGGCCTGATCGCGGGCCTTGCGCTCGTGGCGCTCAGCAGCGTGTGGGACGCAAAGAGCGCGCTGCTCGCGGGCACCGTGCTCGCTGGCCTCGGCCAGGGCGCGAGCTTTCGCGCCGGGCTCGGCGAACTGACCGCGCGCAGCCCGGGGGATGTGCGCGCCGCCATGACGTCCGCCTATTTCGTCGTGCTCTATGTCGCGATCTCGCTGCCTGTTATCGGACTCGGCATCGCGACACAACGAACCGATATCCGTCACGCGACGCTGCTGTTCGCGGCGGTCACGATCGTCGTCGTGATCGCGGCGCTCGCCTTTCTCGTCGGCGGCAAGCGCGATGCGCAGCCCGAGGCCCATGCAGCCGGCGAATAA
- a CDS encoding cytochrome P450 → MNLADFATPSFLANPYPVYDALREEGPLVPVGPNQFVSGHYDIVDKLLHDRRMIHNFESSVRKRYGEEGAQQPVLLGYSRMFLLMNPPVHTRLRGLMMKAFNARQVESMRDIARTSADRLIDSFESDGSVDIMAAYAMPFPIEIICRMLDVPVEHAQKLADAIQHVAKMLDMTPVDDAQLAVSNDAYRTLDTYFSEVIEARRRQPGTDLISMLLKVEEQGETLTHDEIVANVVLLYLGGHETTSHMIGNALISLQRHPQQFDALRKDRAKLPNAIMECLRYEGSAQLSGRTASEDMDIAGVPVARNSIVYLSLGAANRDPAKFDHPDQLDIGRDLPRVLTFGGGVHHCLGYRLALLELETALGALLTRLPKLTVDGLDNLHWNGRSSLRGVETLRVHW, encoded by the coding sequence ATGAACCTCGCCGACTTCGCCACGCCTTCGTTTCTCGCGAACCCGTACCCCGTCTACGACGCCCTGCGCGAAGAAGGTCCGCTCGTTCCGGTCGGTCCGAACCAGTTCGTCTCGGGGCACTACGACATCGTCGACAAGCTGCTGCACGATCGTCGCATGATTCACAACTTCGAGTCATCAGTGCGCAAACGCTACGGCGAGGAAGGCGCGCAGCAACCGGTCCTGCTCGGCTATAGCCGCATGTTCCTGCTGATGAATCCGCCGGTGCACACGCGGCTGCGCGGCCTGATGATGAAGGCCTTCAACGCGCGGCAGGTCGAATCGATGCGCGATATCGCCCGCACCAGCGCCGATCGTCTGATCGACAGTTTCGAAAGCGACGGCAGCGTCGACATCATGGCCGCGTATGCGATGCCGTTTCCGATCGAGATCATTTGCCGGATGCTGGACGTGCCTGTCGAACATGCGCAGAAGCTCGCCGATGCGATCCAGCACGTGGCGAAAATGCTCGACATGACGCCGGTCGATGACGCGCAGCTCGCCGTGTCGAACGACGCATATCGCACGCTCGACACGTATTTCTCCGAAGTGATCGAAGCACGCCGCAGGCAGCCCGGCACCGATCTGATCTCGATGCTGCTCAAGGTCGAGGAACAAGGCGAAACGCTCACGCACGACGAGATCGTCGCGAACGTGGTCCTGCTTTACCTGGGCGGCCACGAGACTACATCGCACATGATCGGCAATGCGCTGATCTCCCTGCAGCGCCACCCGCAGCAATTCGATGCGCTGCGCAAGGATAGAGCGAAGCTGCCGAACGCGATCATGGAATGTCTGCGTTACGAGGGCTCCGCGCAGCTTTCGGGCCGCACCGCGAGCGAAGACATGGACATTGCCGGCGTGCCGGTGGCGCGTAACTCGATCGTCTATCTGTCGCTCGGCGCGGCCAACCGCGACCCGGCGAAGTTCGATCATCCGGACCAGCTCGATATCGGCCGCGACCTGCCGCGCGTGCTCACGTTCGGCGGCGGCGTGCATCACTGCCTCGGCTATCGGCTCGCCCTGCTCGAACTCGAGACCGCGCTCGGCGCGCTGCTGACACGCCTGCCCAAACTCACGGTCGACGGGCTCGACAATCTGCACTGGAACGGCCGCAGCAGCCTGCGCGGCGTCGAGACGCTGCGGGTGCACTGGTAA
- a CDS encoding tetratricopeptide repeat protein, whose protein sequence is MTSSDSPRNDAQLLQAAVLLYTNKRFADALTALQPILQQRTASATRAAAFNLAGVCAQNLERLADAEQFWQRAIEDKPDYAEPHCNLGSLFKRLDRLPDAEASFRAAIACRADYVEAHYNLGLLLHRAGRPRDAEAAYRKAIELRPNLAAAHNNLGVLLHDEKRLDEAQAAYVQALAGNPEYGEAYFNLGKLQVDRDKLREAEVMYRAALVAEPNLVQAHHHLGSLLNLLKRFDESEASLRHALTLAPHLPDIHTSLGSTLIETDRYVDAEAACRTALAFQDDSANALHTLGIALYRQGRTDEAEAAYRRALEIHPDLTSAKFGLAALLLQAQRYDEGWPLYEARHERGDGQKRAQAPDVSCPRWQGEPLAGKSLLIWREQGFGDALQFGRYIATLKAQGVARLTFACPPALSRLFRSVEGVDEVFDTLAAVSQGQYDYWTFLLSVPGLLDDKTLPPAQFITPDPGLVDAWRGRLAGLAGRKIGLVWKGNPKHVNDHKRSLPSLDTLAPLWDAPNVSFVSLQKGADEDEVSYAPDERPILPLGADLTDFADAAAVVAQLDLVISVDTAIAHLSGALGKPCWVMLPATDNEWRWTHARTGPASPWYADTMRAFRQTEPGDWARVVQAMRAELDGR, encoded by the coding sequence ATGACGTCATCCGATTCGCCGCGCAACGATGCGCAACTGCTGCAGGCCGCCGTCCTGCTCTATACGAACAAGCGCTTCGCCGACGCGCTGACGGCCCTGCAACCGATCCTGCAGCAGCGCACAGCAAGCGCGACGCGCGCGGCGGCGTTCAATCTCGCAGGCGTCTGCGCGCAAAATCTCGAGCGGCTCGCCGATGCCGAACAATTCTGGCAGCGCGCGATCGAGGACAAACCCGACTACGCCGAACCGCATTGCAATCTCGGTAGCCTGTTCAAGCGGCTCGACCGGTTGCCCGACGCCGAAGCGAGCTTTCGCGCGGCCATCGCGTGCCGGGCGGACTACGTCGAAGCGCACTACAACCTCGGTCTGCTGCTGCATCGCGCAGGGCGTCCGCGCGACGCGGAGGCGGCCTATCGCAAGGCCATCGAGCTGCGCCCGAATCTCGCGGCCGCGCACAACAATCTCGGCGTGCTGCTGCACGACGAAAAGCGGCTCGACGAAGCGCAGGCCGCGTACGTGCAGGCGCTGGCCGGCAACCCCGAGTACGGCGAAGCATATTTCAATCTCGGCAAACTGCAGGTCGACCGCGACAAGCTGCGCGAGGCGGAAGTCATGTATCGCGCGGCGCTCGTCGCCGAACCGAACCTCGTGCAGGCGCATCATCATCTCGGCTCGCTGCTGAATCTGCTCAAACGCTTCGATGAATCCGAGGCGTCGCTGCGTCACGCGCTGACGCTCGCGCCGCATCTGCCCGACATTCATACGAGTCTCGGCAGCACGCTGATCGAAACCGATCGTTACGTCGACGCCGAAGCGGCATGCCGCACCGCGCTCGCGTTTCAGGACGACAGCGCAAACGCGTTGCATACGCTCGGCATTGCGCTGTACCGGCAGGGCCGCACCGACGAAGCCGAAGCGGCGTACCGCCGCGCGCTCGAGATCCATCCGGACCTGACATCGGCGAAATTCGGGCTTGCCGCGCTATTGTTGCAGGCGCAACGTTATGACGAAGGCTGGCCGCTGTACGAAGCGCGCCACGAACGCGGCGACGGCCAGAAGCGCGCGCAGGCGCCCGATGTGAGCTGCCCGCGCTGGCAGGGCGAGCCGCTCGCCGGCAAGTCGCTGCTGATCTGGCGCGAGCAGGGTTTCGGCGACGCGCTGCAGTTCGGCCGCTATATCGCGACGCTGAAGGCGCAGGGCGTCGCGCGTCTCACGTTCGCGTGCCCGCCGGCGTTGAGCCGGCTATTCAGGAGCGTCGAAGGCGTCGACGAGGTGTTCGATACGCTCGCGGCCGTTTCGCAAGGCCAGTACGACTACTGGACCTTTCTGCTCAGCGTGCCGGGCCTGCTCGACGACAAGACGCTGCCGCCCGCGCAATTCATCACGCCCGACCCGGGTCTCGTCGATGCATGGCGCGGCCGGCTGGCGGGACTTGCGGGCCGCAAGATCGGACTCGTCTGGAAAGGCAACCCGAAGCATGTGAACGACCACAAGCGCTCGCTGCCGTCGCTCGATACGCTGGCGCCCTTGTGGGACGCGCCGAATGTGAGCTTCGTGAGCCTGCAAAAAGGCGCCGACGAAGACGAAGTGAGCTACGCGCCGGACGAGCGGCCGATTCTGCCGCTCGGCGCGGACCTCACGGATTTCGCCGATGCCGCGGCCGTCGTCGCGCAACTCGATCTCGTGATCAGCGTCGATACGGCGATCGCGCATCTGTCCGGCGCGCTCGGCAAGCCGTGCTGGGTCATGCTGCCCGCCACCGATAACGAATGGCGCTGGACGCATGCGCGCACCGGGCCCGCGTCGCCGTGGTACGCGGACACGATGCGCGCGTTCCGGCAAACGGAGCCCGGCGACTGGGCGCGGGTGGTTCAGGCAATGCGGGCGGAGCTGGACGGGCGCTGA
- a CDS encoding YciI family protein has product MRVMVIVKASPESEAGQLPDTEMFAAMGRFNEELAKAGVLLAADGLQPSSRGKRVRFAGSSRTVSDGPFPQVGELVAGFWLWQVASMDEAVQWVKRCPNPMNSDSDIEIRPLYEMSDFGDTFTPELHDRQARLRDEMERNVGGGRGGQSGG; this is encoded by the coding sequence ATGCGTGTCATGGTGATCGTCAAAGCGTCGCCCGAATCGGAAGCCGGCCAACTACCGGACACCGAAATGTTCGCGGCCATGGGCCGTTTCAACGAGGAACTCGCCAAGGCCGGCGTGTTGCTCGCCGCCGACGGCCTGCAGCCGAGCTCGCGCGGCAAGCGCGTGCGCTTCGCGGGCAGTTCGCGCACCGTCAGCGACGGGCCGTTTCCGCAGGTCGGCGAGCTCGTTGCCGGGTTCTGGCTCTGGCAGGTCGCATCGATGGACGAAGCGGTGCAATGGGTCAAGCGCTGCCCGAACCCGATGAATAGCGACTCGGACATCGAAATACGCCCGCTCTACGAGATGTCCGATTTCGGTGACACGTTCACGCCCGAGTTGCACGACCGGCAAGCGCGTCTGCGCGACGAGATGGAGCGCAATGTGGGTGGCGGGCGCGGCGGTCAGTCAGGCGGGTGA
- a CDS encoding RNA polymerase sigma factor: MPSEADPDAALLARVARAEPAAVRALVARKLPRLLALATRMLGDRMEAEDIAQEAFVRIWKHAPRWREGEARFDTWLHRVALNLCYDRLRASRDEPVDELPDSVDPGPLPDARLEAHARDANVRAALAALPARQREAIVLQYYQELSNLDAAAVMGITVEALESLLSRARRNLRASLAAAPASMPASPAQPAAPHLPNTRPRTSDDT, translated from the coding sequence GTGCCCTCTGAAGCAGACCCCGACGCGGCCCTCCTCGCACGAGTCGCCCGCGCCGAGCCTGCCGCGGTGCGCGCGCTCGTCGCGCGCAAGCTGCCGCGGCTGCTCGCGCTTGCGACACGGATGCTCGGAGACCGTATGGAAGCCGAAGATATCGCGCAGGAAGCGTTCGTGCGGATCTGGAAGCACGCGCCGCGCTGGCGCGAAGGCGAGGCGCGCTTCGACACGTGGCTGCACCGCGTCGCGCTGAACCTCTGCTACGACCGCTTGCGCGCGAGCCGCGACGAACCCGTCGACGAACTGCCCGACAGCGTCGATCCGGGCCCGCTGCCCGATGCGCGCCTCGAAGCGCACGCGCGCGACGCAAATGTGCGCGCCGCGCTCGCGGCCCTGCCCGCGCGGCAGCGCGAGGCGATCGTGCTGCAGTACTACCAGGAACTGTCGAATCTCGACGCGGCCGCCGTGATGGGCATCACGGTCGAAGCGCTCGAGAGTTTGCTGTCGCGGGCGCGGCGCAATTTGCGCGCGTCTCTGGCCGCGGCGCCCGCTTCGATGCCGGCATCGCCGGCACAACCGGCCGCGCCACACCTACCCAACACACGCCCAAGGACATCCGATGACACCTGA
- a CDS encoding periplasmic heavy metal sensor, whose protein sequence is MNGHSLKWTLIASLVLNIFLLGAIAGGTYQWFASRPHAAAGAVQTQVQTQQHALRFAAAQLSDERRQQFAQDLQQARRDGRTYVRSGREGRRDVLRLLGEPELNRPALDAALARTRNADEALRARVEQGVADFAASLSPQERAQFADSLREYGQWRQPAPKQQPASNAASR, encoded by the coding sequence ATGAACGGACATTCACTGAAATGGACGCTTATCGCGTCGCTCGTGCTCAACATCTTTCTGCTCGGCGCGATAGCGGGCGGCACCTATCAATGGTTCGCGAGCCGTCCTCACGCCGCCGCGGGCGCCGTCCAAACGCAGGTGCAGACGCAGCAACACGCATTGCGCTTCGCCGCCGCCCAGCTCTCCGACGAACGCCGCCAGCAATTCGCGCAGGACTTGCAGCAGGCGCGCCGCGACGGCCGCACCTATGTGCGCTCCGGCCGCGAAGGACGCCGCGATGTGCTGCGTCTGCTCGGCGAGCCGGAGCTCAACCGCCCCGCGCTCGACGCCGCGCTGGCCCGCACGCGCAATGCCGATGAAGCACTGCGTGCGCGCGTCGAGCAAGGCGTGGCCGATTTCGCCGCCTCGTTGTCGCCGCAAGAGCGCGCGCAGTTCGCGGATAGCCTGCGCGAATACGGTCAATGGCGGCAACCTGCGCCGAAACAACAACCGGCGTCGAACGCGGCCAGCCGATAA
- a CDS encoding DUF1800 domain-containing protein: protein MNDSADAHAAAIALNRFGLGAKANEPVPPDPKAWLLAQFDHYDPRPPAWSREPDSAALIVDYVQRRREVRDMRRTGKDAAASGAISMANNMGGGAQTAQTAQSTQSTQAPQSASANAGAPTTEAQQARKALRTDIVTTYRDAVNARVLSALNTQTPFVERLVHFWANHFAISTEKPQVAVLAGAFEAEAIRPHVLGRFEDMLVAVERHPAMQFFLDQTNSVGPDSIAAMRAAERNPTRPRGLNENLAREIMELHTLGARSGYTQQDVTEFARAMTGWSVALPPVRTGGANGAGGRANAAEPGRFVFRIAQHEPGTRTIIGRQYDQTGEAQPLAVLHDFASSPATAHHVADKLARHFISDTPPPDVVSRVANAFTQSGGDLPTVYRALIESPQAWSPASAKFKSPWEWTISAMRGLGWQDLGDLQTAPLFTQLGQPIWRPGSPAGYDDVAASWASPDALLRRVELAQRLASRVGDRLDARTLGDHLFAGSLSMPTATAVSRAESASTAFALLFVSPDFQRR from the coding sequence ATGAACGATTCAGCTGACGCACACGCCGCTGCCATCGCGCTGAACCGCTTCGGGCTCGGCGCAAAGGCCAACGAGCCCGTGCCGCCCGACCCGAAAGCGTGGCTGCTCGCGCAGTTCGACCACTACGATCCACGGCCGCCGGCATGGTCGCGCGAACCCGATTCGGCAGCGCTGATCGTCGACTACGTGCAGCGGCGTCGCGAAGTGCGCGACATGCGCAGAACCGGAAAGGACGCGGCGGCCTCGGGCGCGATCAGTATGGCGAACAATATGGGAGGCGGCGCGCAGACAGCACAAACAGCGCAATCCACGCAGTCAACGCAAGCGCCACAATCAGCATCCGCGAACGCCGGTGCACCGACCACCGAGGCCCAACAAGCGCGCAAAGCCCTGCGCACCGACATCGTTACCACCTACCGCGACGCGGTCAACGCACGCGTACTAAGCGCGCTAAACACGCAAACGCCGTTCGTCGAACGCCTCGTTCACTTCTGGGCGAACCACTTCGCGATCTCGACGGAAAAGCCGCAAGTCGCCGTGCTGGCCGGCGCATTCGAAGCCGAAGCGATCCGCCCGCATGTGCTCGGCCGCTTCGAAGACATGCTGGTCGCCGTCGAACGCCATCCGGCGATGCAGTTTTTTCTCGACCAGACCAACTCGGTCGGTCCCGACAGCATCGCGGCAATGCGTGCCGCCGAGCGTAATCCGACGCGCCCGCGCGGACTCAATGAAAATCTCGCGCGCGAGATCATGGAACTGCATACGCTCGGTGCGCGCAGCGGCTACACGCAGCAGGACGTCACCGAATTCGCGCGCGCGATGACGGGCTGGAGCGTTGCGTTGCCGCCGGTACGCACAGGCGGCGCAAATGGCGCGGGCGGCCGCGCCAACGCAGCCGAACCGGGCCGCTTCGTGTTCCGTATCGCCCAGCACGAGCCCGGTACGCGCACCATCATCGGCCGCCAGTACGATCAGACCGGCGAAGCACAGCCGCTCGCTGTTCTGCACGACTTCGCATCGTCGCCGGCAACGGCGCATCACGTCGCCGACAAACTCGCGCGCCACTTCATCTCGGACACGCCGCCGCCCGACGTCGTCTCGCGCGTCGCGAACGCGTTCACGCAAAGCGGCGGCGATCTGCCGACCGTCTATCGCGCGTTGATCGAGTCTCCACAAGCATGGTCGCCGGCGTCCGCCAAATTCAAATCGCCGTGGGAGTGGACGATTTCGGCGATGCGCGGTCTCGGCTGGCAGGACCTCGGCGATCTGCAAACTGCGCCGCTCTTCACGCAGCTGGGCCAGCCGATCTGGCGGCCGGGCTCCCCCGCCGGCTACGACGACGTCGCGGCAAGCTGGGCATCGCCCGATGCGCTGCTGCGTCGTGTCGAGCTCGCGCAGCGGCTCGCGTCGCGCGTCGGCGACCGGCTCGATGCGCGCACGCTCGGCGACCATCTGTTCGCGGGCTCGCTCAGCATGCCGACGGCGACGGCCGTGTCGCGCGCCGAAAGCGCATCGACGGCGTTTGCGTTGCTATTCGTGTCACCCGATTTCCAGCGGAGGTAA
- a CDS encoding DUF1501 domain-containing protein, with protein MAISRRRFIHVAATGAGALLISPLSIPNVAFARADTERRFVFVIQRGAADGLNIVMPYGDPAYVPLRGSLAMDQANTVKLDGMFALHPSLAETAKMYAAREALFVHAVASPYRDRSHFDGQNVLETGGTTPYQVKDGWLNRLAGLLPHGPDAIAFAPSVPMALRGRTAVTSYAPSALPPAQDDLMMRVTQLYQHDAQLKPLWEAATATRAMVGDSGTRARQDAGTLGKFAATLLARDDGPRIAMIETAGWDTHSAQTQRLATTLKGLDALLAALRDGLGPQWAHTTVLVATEFGRTAAENGTGGTDHGTASAAMLVGGAVAGGRVIADWPGLRKADLYEGRDLKPTAALDTLIAGVAADSLRLDPQRTAAALFGQTVAQRPIAGLVRA; from the coding sequence ATGGCGATTTCCCGCCGACGTTTTATTCACGTTGCGGCCACCGGCGCGGGCGCGTTGCTGATCTCGCCGCTTTCGATACCGAATGTCGCCTTCGCGCGCGCCGATACCGAACGCCGCTTCGTGTTCGTGATCCAGCGCGGCGCGGCCGATGGACTCAATATCGTGATGCCGTACGGCGACCCCGCGTATGTGCCGCTGCGCGGTTCGCTCGCAATGGATCAGGCGAACACGGTGAAGCTTGACGGCATGTTTGCGCTGCATCCGTCGCTCGCCGAGACCGCAAAGATGTATGCGGCACGCGAAGCTTTATTCGTGCACGCAGTCGCGTCGCCGTATCGCGATCGCTCGCATTTCGACGGACAGAACGTGCTCGAAACCGGCGGCACAACGCCGTATCAGGTGAAGGACGGCTGGCTGAACCGGCTCGCCGGACTGCTGCCGCATGGTCCCGATGCGATCGCCTTCGCGCCGTCGGTGCCGATGGCGCTGCGTGGCAGAACGGCGGTCACGTCATACGCACCCTCCGCATTGCCGCCCGCGCAGGACGACCTGATGATGCGCGTCACCCAGCTCTATCAGCACGACGCGCAATTAAAACCCCTATGGGAAGCGGCGACGGCGACGCGCGCGATGGTCGGCGATTCGGGCACGCGCGCGCGTCAGGACGCCGGCACGCTCGGTAAATTCGCCGCGACGCTGCTCGCACGCGACGACGGGCCGCGCATCGCGATGATCGAAACCGCCGGCTGGGACACGCATAGCGCGCAAACGCAACGTCTCGCGACCACGCTAAAAGGCCTCGATGCGCTGCTCGCCGCACTGCGCGACGGGCTCGGCCCGCAATGGGCGCACACAACCGTGCTGGTCGCCACCGAGTTCGGACGCACCGCGGCCGAAAACGGCACGGGCGGCACCGATCACGGCACCGCATCGGCAGCGATGCTGGTTGGCGGCGCCGTGGCGGGCGGCCGCGTGATCGCGGACTGGCCGGGGCTGCGCAAAGCGGATCTGTACGAAGGACGCGATCTGAAGCCGACGGCCGCGCTCGATACGTTAATTGCGGGCGTGGCCGCGGATAGTTTGCGGCTCGATCCGCAACGCACGGCGGCGGCGCTGTTCGGACAAACGGTCGCGCAGCGGCCGATCGCGGGGCTCGTGCGCGCGTAA
- a CDS encoding amidohydrolase family protein, with product MSTSFDCSWLLADPGTVPAQADMRMTVEAGRIAAITPAPDPSAYAQTRRVALPALSNAHDHGRYLRSASVGAFDKPLESWLPFMGLAPGADPYLSAAAAFARSVRHGVANLMVHYTRVQGGMPYLDEARAVARAARDIGNRIGFAVAMRDRQGIAYCDDATALAALRPSIRSAVAAQLSVKPVSVQQQLALVDDLAHLIDSEGYGEHVTVQYGPTGVQWCSTPLLEAIARASADHDRPIHLHLLETRYQREWADRAHPEGIVRYLDELGLLSPRLTLAHCVHARPDELAQLAERGVTIAVNTSSNLYLKSGIAPVPDMVRHACQIALGLDCTGVDEDNDALRELRLAYQLHRGWGFDVTMTRAQLWAFAAQNGRRSVLGARAGALPGGRLEPGAAADFVLVDWDALDDDALFPVEPFELLLARGSGAHIDTVVIGGRTVVAGGRLQGIDEAALRAELVGQLRARIAAQPSVHAWRETLDALSEDLGPFYRTSAWFGCC from the coding sequence ATGAGCACCTCGTTCGACTGCAGCTGGCTACTCGCCGACCCTGGAACCGTGCCCGCGCAAGCCGACATGCGCATGACCGTCGAAGCCGGCCGCATTGCCGCGATTACGCCGGCTCCCGACCCGTCCGCATACGCGCAGACACGGCGCGTGGCGCTGCCCGCGCTCAGCAATGCGCACGATCACGGCCGCTATCTGCGCAGCGCGAGCGTCGGCGCATTCGACAAGCCGCTCGAAAGCTGGCTGCCGTTCATGGGTCTCGCACCGGGCGCCGATCCGTATCTGAGCGCCGCGGCCGCATTCGCCCGATCGGTGCGTCACGGCGTAGCGAATCTGATGGTGCATTACACACGCGTGCAGGGCGGCATGCCCTATCTCGACGAAGCACGCGCGGTCGCGCGCGCTGCCCGCGATATCGGCAATCGCATCGGCTTCGCCGTAGCGATGCGCGACCGGCAAGGCATCGCCTATTGCGACGACGCGACCGCGCTTGCCGCGTTGCGCCCCTCCATTCGCAGCGCGGTGGCCGCACAGCTCTCCGTGAAGCCGGTGTCCGTCCAGCAGCAGCTCGCGCTCGTCGACGACCTCGCGCACCTGATCGACAGCGAAGGCTACGGCGAGCATGTGACGGTCCAATACGGTCCGACCGGCGTCCAGTGGTGCTCGACGCCGCTGCTCGAGGCGATCGCGCGCGCGTCGGCCGACCATGACCGCCCGATCCATTTGCATCTGCTCGAAACACGCTATCAGCGCGAATGGGCCGACCGCGCGCATCCGGAAGGTATCGTTCGCTATCTCGACGAACTCGGCCTGCTGAGTCCGCGGCTCACGCTCGCGCATTGCGTCCACGCGCGTCCCGACGAACTCGCGCAGCTCGCCGAGCGCGGCGTGACGATCGCCGTCAACACCAGTTCGAATCTGTATCTGAAATCCGGCATCGCGCCGGTGCCCGACATGGTGCGGCACGCTTGCCAGATCGCGCTCGGCCTCGACTGCACGGGCGTCGACGAAGACAACGACGCGCTGCGCGAGCTGCGCCTCGCTTACCAGCTGCACCGCGGCTGGGGCTTCGACGTGACCATGACGCGCGCGCAGCTGTGGGCGTTCGCCGCGCAAAACGGCCGGCGCAGCGTGCTCGGCGCGCGTGCCGGCGCGCTGCCCGGCGGGCGGCTCGAGCCCGGCGCGGCCGCCGATTTCGTGCTCGTCGACTGGGACGCGCTCGACGACGACGCGCTGTTCCCGGTCGAGCCGTTCGAGCTGTTGCTCGCGCGCGGCAGCGGCGCGCATATCGATACAGTGGTGATCGGCGGGCGCACCGTGGTCGCCGGCGGCCGCCTGCAAGGTATCGACGAGGCGGCGTTGCGCGCCGAACTCGTCGGTCAGTTACGCGCGCGCATCGCCGCGCAACCGTCGGTGCATGCATGGCGCGAGACGCTCGACGCGCTGTCCGAGGATCTCGGCCCGTTCTATCGAACGAGCGCCTGGTTCGGCTGCTGCTGA